One window of the Colletotrichum lupini chromosome 9, complete sequence genome contains the following:
- a CDS encoding major facilitator superfamily transporter, with amino-acid sequence MATNNRWPLQDEQAGPKRAPAVSVSEFDNGVSEKNETLVVGTTNLYVDGQLRLIPMPTADPKDPLNLPAWRKWTAIGALCFFGALALSAEVVIGGLLPVFILEYSGVDPRILNNIDFKAQSGGSGLNINPMSVVPPGVKPASLDEVALLATMPLLANGIASYFLVPTSIWIGRRPVLLFAATSAWAGGLFAAFSTSLQQHLLARALMGLGAGAVEALIPLIVQDMVFIHQRNKAMSAVVSSQGIIIIGLGVAAPWVTANYTWRWLYYITSGMGILAWAILIAFLPETRWTRSQEELSGQNTVPLLPGQNRPELDYVNYTPRTVWTNIGVFQNGFEFKRAAKSMFDALRSTYFPAIIWGVLANSSMIVINQAAQQITPFALLAQGWQFQWTGLTVLPFFAASALVYVFGGPVADKISNAVTRWQGGSREPEHHLANLILPLVSGVAGCFVFGTAGEQNMHWAVLLVGSFLIVFAFLTTMTILNVFIVESYPQWAGPVLVNVSSLRIVVAFFIASKATVWIAEKGPLQTFALYAEAIIVLSLGLPILYFWGKKMRQWTAGSVKNKQSQKEKAFDDGASV; translated from the exons ATGGCGACGAACAACCGCTGGCCGCTCCAGGATGAGCAGGCTGGTCCTAAGCGCGCGCCCGCCGTGTCGGTGTCCGAGTTCGACAACGGGGTCAGTGAGAAGAACGAGACGCTGGTCGTCGGTACGACAAATCTCTATGTGGACGGGCAGCTGAGGCTGATTCCT ATGCCCACGGCTGATCCCAAGG ATCCACTGAACCTCCCCGCATGGCGAAAATGGACAGCAATCGGTGCCCTTTGCTTCT TCGGTGCACTTGCCCTGTCAGCAGAGGTCGTCATCGGTGGTCTCCTCCCCGTCTTCATCCTCGAGTACTCGGGAGTCGACCCGCGCATCCTCAACAACATCGACTTCAAGGCCCAGAGTGGCGGCAGCGGTCTCAACATCAATCCCATGTCCGTCGTGCCACCTGGCGTCAAGCCAGCTTCCCTAGATGAAGTCGCTCTCCTAGCTACGATGCCCCTTTTGGCAAACGGTATTGCGAGCTACTTCCTGGTGCCCACATCCATCTGGATCGGCCGTCGACCGGTTCTCTTGTTCGCTGCGACTAGTGCTTGGGCTGGTGGCTTGTTTGCTGCTTTCAGTACGAGCCTGCAACAGCACTTGCTTGCCAGAGCACTCATGGGTTTGGGCGCCGGTGCGGTAGAGGCATTGATTCCTCTGATTGTTCAGGATATGGTCTTCATCCACCAGAGAAACAAGGCCATGTCGGCTGTAGTATCCAGTCAGGGGATCATCATCATCGGTCTTGGTGTTGCAGCACCATGGGTAACCGCCAACTACACCTGGAGGTGGCTGTACTACATCACTTCTGGCATGGGTATCTTGGCTTGGGCCATACTCATTGCCTTCTTGCCTGAGACTCGCTGGACTCGTTCCCAGGAAGAGCTCA GTGGTCAGAATACCGTTCCTCTTTTGCCTGGCCAGAACCGCCCGGAGCTCGATTACGTCAACTACACGCCACGCACGGTGTGGACCAACATCGGTGTCTTCCAAAACGGCTTCGAATTTAAGCGCGCTGCCAAGTCCATGTTTGATGCCCTCAGATCCACTTACTTCCCGGCCATCATCTGGGGCGTTCTGGCCAACAGTTCCATGATCGTCATCAACCAGGCCGCTCAGCAGATCACGCCGTTTGCCCTCCTCGCCCAAGGATGGCAGTTCCAGTGGACCGGTCTCACCGTGCTTCCCTTCTTCGCCGCCTCGGCGCTGGTCTACGTCTTTGGTGGCCCTGTAGCTGACAAAATTTCCAACGCTGTGACAAGGTGGCAGGGCGGAAGCAGAGAGCCGGAGCATCACCTTGCCAACTTGATCCTGCCGCTCGTTTCGGGAGTAGCGGGCTGCTTTGTCTTCGGAACTGCCGGTGAGCAGAACATGCATTGGGCGGTTCTACTGGTCGGCTCCTTCTTGATCGTCTTTGCCTTTTTGACAACCATGACCATTCTCAATGTCTTCATTGTCGAGAGCTACCCGCAATGGGCAGG ACCGGTACTCGTCAACGTCTCTTCACTCCGCATTGTCGTCGCGTTCTTCATCGCCTCCAAGGCGACTGTCTGGATCGCCGAGAAAGGGCCCCTTCAAACATTCGCCCTATATGCGGAGGCAATAATCGTCTTATCTCTTGGGTTGCCTATTCTCTACTTCTGGGGCAAGAAGATGCGCCAGTGGACTGCCGGAAGTGTCAAGAACAAGCAGAGTCAAAAGGAGAAGGCTTTTGACGATGGGGCTTCGGTGTAA
- a CDS encoding gentisate 1,2-dioxygenase, whose protein sequence is MSSTTVTETSHQAEPAEDHTATMLRAAEANHTKPLWLQMTKLNPPLPNPRCTPHLWKYSEIQPTLLQAGQLVTEKQAERRVLMLVNPSRDAPFTTDTLYAGLQLVMPNETAPAHRHTAFAMRFIIEGNGGFTAVHGKRIQMNRGDVILTPTWNWHDHGKDGSGPMIWLDGLDLPNFTHFPVHFVEHFSSPRYPADNVDTSQSPIVFPWSRMKAALDAEEGQYATQSYLRADGSEVSKVLGGRAARLTSGAKSSLVQETASSVYHVVEGSGRSRIGDTELVWNKGDTFCIPSWYPYQHFADEGLKTDVYLYRFDDMPMLKSLGFYRSADMDVERLVSK, encoded by the exons ATGTCTTCAACGACCGTCACAGAAACTTCGCACCAAGCCGAGCCGGCTGAAGACCACACCGCAACGATGTTGCGCGCCGCCGAGGCCAACCACACAAAGCCTTTGTGGCTGCAAATGACCAAGCTAAACCCCCCTCTGCCCAATCCACGGTGCACACCCCATCTTTGGAAGTATTCTGAAATTCAACCCACTCTCTTGCAAGCGGGTCAGCTTGTCACCGAAAAGCAAGCTGAGCGTCGGGTGCTTATGCTCGTCAACCCTTCCAGAG ATGCTCCATTCACGACTGACACTCTTTACGCTGGGCTGCAACTGGTCATGCCCAATGAGACGGCACCGGCGCATCGGCACACGGCTTTTGCTATGCGCTTCATCATTGAGGGCAATGGCGGCTTCACTGCCGTTCATGGAAAGCGCATCCAGATGAACCGGGGAGATGTAATCTTGACCCCCACTTGGAATTGGCATGACCATGGAAAGGATGGGTCTGGCCCGATGATCTGGCTTGACGGCTTAGATTTGCCCAACTTTACCCACTTCCCTGTTCATTTCGTCGAGCATTTCTCATCTCCACGATACCCAGCAGACAATGTTGATACATCCCAGTCGCCCATTGTCTTCCCATGGAGTCGGATGAAAGCAGCACTTGACGCCGAGGAAGGACAATATGCTACACAAAGTTATCTCCGTGCAGATGGATCTGAAG TCAGCAAGGTTTTAGGTGGTCGTGCAGCCCGCTTGACCTCCGGTGCCAAGTCCTCTCTGGTTCAGGAGACCGCATCATCTGTTTATCATGTCGTCGAGGGATCTGGGCGCTCTCGTATCGGTGATACAGAACTTGTTTGGAACAAGGGTGATACCTTCTGCATTCCATCCTGGTATCCTTACCAGCATTTCGCGGACGAGGGTCTGAAGACAGATGTATACCTGTACCGTTTTGATGACATGCCTATGCTGAAAAGTCTGGGATTCTACCGCTCAGCTGACATGGATGTGGAACGTCTCGTGTCGAAGTGA
- a CDS encoding arrestin has translation MWSAASTMPLEIKIDDHYSSKIYTSGSHITGTVSVCPDSHTPFHCIQIALMGTSHTRVDMLPVPKITTDVFLNLDMPITKTSYPQGRVFAAGETQTIPFNFTIPRELHKDACEAASGDHSHDQHMRLPPSMGGWGKDDMSPTMAQVEYKIVARLLRKRSSSPKDTTEASQRIMVLPAFAEDPPLNINNHDARYTLSRTKSVRRSLLSTQKDRIVINALQPEAVYISIGGHQLPDSHASVTLDLSFESNSSFSFPPEVTLGHVKLDTQTWFTGTPMKMSPDLGNPREAAGLRHELRYSTQTKLPTTDTGVILWHKDDQAENCKMFSWRSRTKVPIRLPTAHKMFLPTFFNCFIARSYILRMSVNFNGSKSNLSVPLQIASQSLYPQVMEPEVEDLPSFDASLAWR, from the coding sequence ATGTGGTCTGCGGCCTCCACGATGCCTCTCGAGATCAAGATTGACGATCACTACTCGTCTAAGATCTATACTAGCGGCTCTCACATCACAGGCACCGTATCTGTCTGCCCAGACAGCCACACTCCCTTTCACTGCATCCAAATCGCTCTCATGGGCACCTCTCACACTCGGGTCGACATGCTACCCGTCCCCAAGATCACCACCGACGTGTTCCTCAACCTAGACATGCCCATTACGAAGACATCCTACCCGCAAGGACGGGTCTTTGCGGCAGGAGAAACCCAAACTATCCCATTCAACTTCACCATACCACGAGAACTACACAAAGATGCCTGTGAGGCTGCTTCAGGCGATCACTCCCACGATCAACACATGCGACTGCCTCCATCAATGGGTGGTTGGGGCAAAGACGACATGTCACCCACGATGGCTCAAGTCGAGTACAAGATAGTTGCTCGACTGCTTCGCAAGAGATCCTCCAGCCCAAAAGATACTACTGAGGCCAGTCAGCGGATCATGGTCCTCCCAGCCTTTGCCGAAGACCCACCCCTGAACATCAACAACCACGATGCACGATACACGCTATCCAGGACCAAGTCCGTCCGCAGAAGTCTTCTTTCTACACAGAAGGATCGCATCGTTATCAATGCGCTTCAGCCTGAAGCAGTCTACATCAGCATCGGCGGCCATCAGCTCCCCGACTCTCACGCCTCCGTAACACTGGACCTAAGCTTTGAATCCAACTCCTCATTCTCATTCCCACCGGAAGTCACTCTGGGCCACGTCAAGCTAGACACTCAGACGTGGTTCACAGGAACCCCCATGAAGATGTCGCCCGACCTAGGAAACCCCCGTGAGGCGGCTGGACTGCGCCATGAGCTGCGGTACTCTACCCAAACCAAGCTCCCTACGACAGACACGGGAGTCATCCTATGGCACAAGGACGACCAGGCAGAAAACTGCAAGATGTTCTCCTGGCGATCGAGAACCAAGGTTCCTATCCGCCTCCCTACCGCACATAAGATGTTCCTGCCCACCTTCTTCAACTGTTTCATTGCTCGAAGCTACATCTTGCGCATGTCTGTCAATTTCAACGGCTCTAAGTCCAATCTTTCTGTTCCGCTGCAGATTGCGTCGCAGTCCCTCTACCCTCAAGTGATGGAGCCAGAGGTGGAGGACCTGCCATCCTTTGACGCATCTCTTGCTTGGAGATGA
- a CDS encoding surface antigen, translating to MSGRLMCGWKANVAGASSPECPRSPTESDLVPIRSLAPVLHLEIQPKLSGLCDFCLVHPLTSCNVELTSVTTLTKAPMASKTSASGSSASNPIGKLQAGPDALRKEAESSAEFEKLQEEAKIRRLQQLARSYPSLAQRSLTLLMRAPMTINRLQVHGATNTRRGFLDPIFTPLLTEDVNSSSTLGEVAARLGDARGKLERLGIFHPDVKVHLSNANNTDASSTPTDVDVDVVVKELSRYKFNAGTDVGNSEGSAYTSLLWRNIFGGAEQLTVNASAGTRTRSAYSATLSAPVQSNPDTRIALEGLASATDKSWAAHEEVLKGGNLRFSWLSGLKDMHTVEYSGIWRQVTGLRDSASPTVRADAGDSVKSSIKHTYQRDERDNPQLPQSGYVLKSVWELAGLGPLGGDVAFSKSEWEVGGALPVPVPGVEGPSGISIGGGLRFGMLYPLPLGFASEGKSQPSRINDRFQLGGPTDVRGFHYGGLGPHDGSDSVGGDVFAAGSVNMLFPLPYKGPDSSLRFQVFANGGRLVAMKNKGKTGASASEGLDARSVAGSAWRALSDLTTGLPSTAAGVGLVYAHPVARFELNFSLPLVLRRGEQGTKGLQVGVGINFLYSLIGRLQHGTTDRVPEYFGTGSFIPHNVCPSRDAYPFLRVLPRRPPIAGTLPSHKDAWNLEAIVALLRRRHKGSNSQSARNPSRISHSLDFGLRMSMGDVTYSSPSPQLCCPRVKWAAGLLGAGQGNHSILDVFSVVDSNLGGFHDSLVTVRARSLDIGCMLVCCTSATFDVLKSSSTMRLLSSLSLLVTAVSALTVRVPSVAEDLKTLVAASSSVAVDLRARWSTYHAPIPSIVVNVTTEKDVGAVVKYCASRKIPFTAQNGGNGWGKTFNLGNNGVIINLAGLNAVTFSKTKTEATIGGGAIIGDTIKAANAAGVLVQTGNCNCVGALGAILGGGYGNQMGEVGFGVDNVLSMRVAVASGEILTASPTSNPDLFWALRGAGPNFGIVISATVKARPMPTEGRNAWLMNLFFSPDKLPQVAQAIQDLPLKPEQVVYLVLTNSGPPSNAPAVLVTGFLRQGNDVTGRAAFAPLYKLGPISNSSSVAGYEGWNAGNDNFCAREERKPAYSTTINHMQPETWPAIWDLYTKFQAKGPNSAVLIERYNLTKAQSVPKGSAALQEALRRDAFAQAIVIPWYTDASLDGEAEAFASKVRDIWSYSPSGVWVEFGEIEGAEEEMGSFGGFRSVVSSRGMKYWFVTTLIQTFEWYSYGLWLLDLNGQGQRPDSGMLMKTVFSDGGTTGIIG from the exons ATGAGTGGCCGCTTGATGTGTGGCTGGAAAGCA AATGTGGCTGGAGCTTCTTCTCCCGAGTGCCCCAGAAGCCCCACCGAGAGTGACCTCGTCCCGATCCGTTCCCTTGCGCCCGTGCTGCATCTCGAAATTCAACCGAAGCTCTCCGGCTTGTGTGATTTTTGTCTTGTCCACCCACTTACAAGCTGCAACGTTGAGCTCACGTCTGTCACAACTCTCACCAAGGCTCCAATGGCTTCCAAGACCAGTGCGAGCGGAAGCTCT GCTTCCAACCCGATTGGCAAGCTCCAGGCCGGGCCCGATGCCTTGCGCAAGGAGGCAGAATCCTCAGCCGAGTTCGAGAAGCTCCAGGAAGAGGCCAAAATCAGAAGGCTGCAACAATTGGCACGCTCTTACCCTTCTCTCGCTCAACGGTCCCTGACCTTGCTAATGCGCGCA CCCATGACCATCAACCGCTTGCAGGTTCACGGCGCTACCAACACCCGAAGAGGCTTCCTCGACCCTATCTTCACCCCGCTCTTGACCGAGGATGTCAACAGCTCCTCCACGCTTGGCGAAGTAGCGGCGCGGTTGGGCGACGCCAGAGGAAAGCTGGAGAGACTCG GCATCTTCCACCCCGATGTCAAGGTCCACCTTAGCAACGCCAACAACACCGATGCCTCGTCCACTCCGACCGACGTCGACGTCGATGTCGTCGTCAAAGAGCTCTCCCGCTACAAATTCAACGCCGGAACCGATGTCGGAAACAGCGAAGGCTCCGCTTATACCTCCTTGCTCTGGCGCAACATCTTTGGCGGTGCGGAGCAGCTTACTGTCAATGCCAGTGCTGGCACAAGAACCCGTTCCGCATACAGCGCGACCTTGAGCGCACCCGTCCAAAGCAACCCCGATACGAGAATCGCACTCGAGGGCCTCGCTTCCGCCACCGATAAATCCTGGGCAGCACACGAGGAGGTTCTGAAGGGAGGAAACCTGCGCTTCTCATGGCTTTCTGGCCTCAAGGACATGCACACGGTTGAATATTCCGGCATTTGGCGTCAAGTTACTGGCCTCCGCGACAGTGCCAGTCCCACTGTCCGTGCCGATGCCGGAGACTCCGTAAAGAGCTCCATCAAGCACACATACCAGAGAGACGAGAGAGATAACCCGCAGCTTCCGCAAAGCGGCTACGTACTCAAGTCCGTTTGGGAGCTGGCTGGTCTCGGCCCCCTAGGCGGTGACGTCGCCTTCTCCAAGAGCGAATGGGAGGTGGGTGGTGCGCTGCCCGTCCCTGTTCCTGGCGTGGAGGGACCATCTGGAATCTCGATTGGTGGTGGATTGAGGTTCGGTATGCTGTACCCGCTTCCTCTTGGCTTTGCCTCCGAAGGCAAGTCCCAGCCGAGCCGCATAAACGACAGATTCCAGCTCGGCGGGCCCACCGACGTCCGTGGTTTCCACTACGGAGGTCTTGGACCCCACGACGGATCCGATTCAGTCGGAGGAGACGTCTTCGCAGCTGGCAGTGTGAACATGCTGTTTCCTCTGCCTTATAAGGGCCCCGACTCCTCTCTCCGCTTCCAAGTGTTTGCCAACGGCGGCAGATTAGTCGCGATGAAGAACAAGGGCAAGACTGGTGCTTCAGCCAGCGAGGGCCTCGACGCTAGAAGTGTCGCAGGCAGCGCGTGGAGAGCGTTGAGTGACCTGACGACTGGTCTGCCATCAACAGCCGCTGGTGTGGGTCTGGTCTACGCTCATCCTGTCGCTCGTTTCGAGCTCAACTTCAGTCTCCCGTTGGTGCTGAGACGCGGCGAGCAGGGCACCAAGGGACTGCAGGTTGGGGTCGGCATCAACTTCTT ATACTCTCTAATTGGAAGATTACAACATGGAACTACCGACCGAGTTCCCGAATACTTCGGGACCGGGTCTTTCATCCCACACAACGTCTGTCCGTCGCGCGATGCCTATCCCTTCCTACGGGTCTTACCACG TCGGCCTCCGATCGCCGGGACTCTTCCGTCTCACAAGGATGCGTGGAACTTGGAAGCCATCGTGGCATTGTTGCGGCGTCGGCATAAGGGTTCCAATAGTCAATCGGCACGAAATCCTTCCAGAATATCCCATTCGCTGGACTTCGGCCTCCGGATG TCTATGGGCGATGTAACGTATAGTTCCCCCTCACCGCAGCTCTGCTGCCCTCGTGTAAAATGGGCGGCTGGTTTGTTGGGGGCTGGGCAGGGTAATCACAGCATTCTGGATGTTTTCTCC GTTGTCGATTCCAACCTTGGCGGATTCCATGACTCGTTGGTCACTGTACGAGCCAGGTCCCTGGATATAGGCTGCAT GCTAGTGTGCTGCACCTCCGCCACCTTCGACGTTCTCAAGTCATCAAGTACAATGCGGCTCCTCTCCTCTCTGTCGCTTCTCGTCACGGCGGTTTCCGCCCTCACCGTGAGAGTCCCATCCGTTGCAGAGGACTTGAAGACGCTCGTAGCAGCATCGTCGTCAGTAGCTGTTGACCTCCGTGCGAGATGGAGTACATACCATGCTCCCATCCCGTCCATCGTGGTGAATGTGACGACGGAGAAGGACGTTGGTGCAGTT GTAAAATACTGTGCGAGCCGTAAGATACCTTTCACAGCTCAGAACGGCGGTAACGGCTGGGGCAAGACTTTCAACCTCGGCAATAACGGAGTCATCATCAACTTGGCTGGTCTGAATGCCGTCACTTTCAGCAAGACGAAGACGGAAGCCACAATCGGAGGCGGGGCCATCATTGGCGACACAATCAAAGCAGCCAATGCTGCGGGTGTATTGGTCCAGACGGGCAACTGCAACTGTGTTGGTGCCCTTGGTGCCATCCTGGGAGGCGGTTACG GGAATCAAATGGGAGAAGTCGGCTTTGGCGTTGACAATGTGCTCTCCATGCGCGTCGCAGTCGCGAGCGGAGAGATCCTTACGGCCTCGCCGACCTCCAACCCAGACCTCTTCTGGGCCCTCCGCGGCGCCGGACCCAACTTTGGCATCGTCATCTCGGCGACGGTCAAGGCGCGGCCCATGCCGACCGAAGGCCGCAACGCCTGGCTCATGAATCTCTTCTTCTCGCCGGACAAGCTCCCGCAAGTCGCCCAAGCCATCCAAGACCTGCCTCTGAAACCGGAGCAAGTCGTCTACCTCGTCCTCACCAACTCGGGACCACCATCTAATGCCCCCGCCGTCCTCGTCACCGGGTTCCTGCGTCAAGGCAACGATGTGACTGGACGTGCGGCGTTCGCGCCGCTGTATAAGCTCGGCCCGATCTCGAACAGCAGCAGCGTGGCCGGGTACGAAGGCTGGAACGCGGGCAACGACAACTTTTGCGCGCGCGAGGAGCGCAAGCCGGCGTATAGCACGACCATCAACCACATGCAGCCTGAGACGTGGCCGGCGATATGGGACCTGTACACGAAATTTCAAGCCAAGGGGCCCAACTCGGCTGTGCTGATTGAGCGGTATAACCTGACCAAGGCGCAGTCTGTACCCAAGGGGTCTGCGGCGCTGCAGGAGGCGTTGAGGAGGGACGCGTTTGCGCAGGCGATTGTGATTCCTTGGTACACTGATGCTTCGCTGGACGGTGAGGCGGAGGCGTTTGCGAGCAAGGTGAGGGATATTTGGAGTTATTCGCCGA GCGGTGTATGGGTCGAGTTTGGCGAGATTGAGGGAGCTGAAGAAGAAATGGGATCCTTTGGGGGCTTTCGATCAGTGGTTTCCAGTCGGGGCATGAAGTATTGGTTCGTCACGACTTTGATCCAAACCTTTGAATGGTATAGCTATGGTCTCTGG CTTCTGGACCTTAATGGCCAGGGCCAACGTCCCGATAGCGGCATGTTAATGAAGACGGTGTTTAGTGATGGCG GAACCACGGGCATCATCGGATAG
- a CDS encoding ubiquitin-conjugating enzyme gives MSASRAAQKRLTREYKTIAENPPPYIEAHPSESNILEWHYIITGPENTPYHGGQYWGTLVFPPNYPFAPPAIRMHTPSGRFQPSTRLCLSISDFHPKSFNPAWEVSTILIGLLSFMTSEEMTTGSVSSTEVERKMLAARTKWWNSTGGGSHAKSNVATKGNVKAGDGGAKFRAEWPEVDKANWEWMKETKIDLATGNRTGAAAGASCGPQLGIGNGSGHQAQAVVDAVVQQRDAGRGWLNQNKLLVAGGVVFFYVLLARVLGASDN, from the exons ATGTCTGCCAGTAGAGCCGCACAGAAGAGG TTGACTCGCGAGTACAAGACTATCGCCGAGAACCCACCACCATACATCGAGGCACACCCCTCTGAATCCAACATTCTCGA ATGGCACTATATCATCACCGGTCCCGAAAACACACCGTACCATGGCGGCCAGTACTGGGGAACTCTGGTCTTCCCCCCGAATTACCCTTTCGCGCCCCCAGCTATCCGAATGCACACTCCTTCCGGTCGCTTTCAGCCATCTACGCGCCTCTGCCTGTCCATCTCCGACTTCCATCCCAAGTCCTTCAACCCTGCCTGGGAGGTGTCCACCATTCTGATAGGCTTGCTTTCCTTCATGACCAGCGAAGAAATGACGACCGGTTCCGTATCTAGCACAGAAGTCGAAAGAAAGATGTTGGCAGCACGAACAAAGTGGTGGAACTCAACAGGCGGAGGATCCCACGCAAAATCGAATGTGGCAACGAAGGGCAACGTCAAGGCCGGTGACGGCGGCGCAAAGTTTCGAGCCGAATGGCCCGAAGTCGACAAGGCCAACTGGGAGTGGATGAAGGAGACCAAGATTGACTTGGCGACAGGTAACAGGACGGGAGCGGCAGCAGGGGCCTCCTGCGGGCCCCAACTTGGCATCGGGAATGGAAGTGGCCACCAAGCCCAGGCTGTCGTCGATGCTGTTGTGCAACAACGAGATGCCGGCCGGGGCTGGCTGAATCAGAACAAGCTGCTCGTCGCCGGCGGTGTCGTATTCTTCTACGTACTGCTTGCGAGGGTCTTGGGTGCGAGCGACAACTAA